GGTGCCTTGTCGGGTCGGGCGGCTGTAGTCGATGTCAACGTGGTTGCGGGCGGCAGGCTGCCGGTCATTGAAACTGGCATCTAGTTAGTCGCGAAGAACCGGTGCTTGTCACCGGGCAGACGTGAATCGGTTGGGTTCCGCGGGCGCCAGCCCGCGCCAACCGCTCCCATAGATAAGAGTGCTCATGTCTGGATCACGGCGCCCAGCGGCGTGGGCGGTGGTGTGTGCCATCTCGGCCATCACCACCGCCGGCTTGCTGGGCGCTTCTGTATTTGCGGCATCGGGCGCAGACGTCTCCATGGCCTTGCCGCCGGCGAAGTCGTGGCCGGCGCCCACGCCCAGCCCCATACCCAGCCCCACCGCCGAGGTGGCCCAAGCCGAACCTACCCACGTAGCGATCCCCGCCATTGGCGTTGACGCCGATGTAAAGGAGTTCACGCTTGAGGACGCCGCCGGTTCTTCCTCCCGCCGGACCGGCACCTCCTGCTTGGTTGACGGCCTGATTATCTGCATTAATCCACCGCTGTTTGACCTGGCCTATTGGATGAGGGCCGGCGCGGGGGGCATAGCCTACGGCGACATGCCCGGCACAGAGGCGCAGGGCAACGTCTACCTGATTGCGCATGCCTCTCACCAAGTCGAGGCCGTCTTCACTGACCTCTACCAGCTTGCGGTGGGCGACGAGATCGCCGTTACCAACGAAAACGGCGAACTGACCTACCAGGTCCAAGAGGTGGTCCAGGTTGGTAAGGATTCCTTCACCACCATGCCCCAGGCGCTTGAGCAGGTCCCCGGCAGGCTGCTGCTGGTGACCTGCTACTACGGGCCGTCGGCGGAATTCCAGGGTGGCTCGGCCGCGGCCAACGTGGTAGTCGTGGCCCAGTTGACGGAAGGAAAACCGGTTGACTCCTGAGACCGAATCCACCCCTGAGGAGACCAAAGAGGCTGCGCCTAGGAAAGCGGGCCAGCTGTGGGCCCCAACCGAGGCTGCCCCTGTGCAGAACGACGAAACCTCTAAACCCGAAGAGACTGTAATCAATTCGGGACCCGAAGAAACCGAAAAGGGCTCTAGATCCGGGGAAGGCGACGAGGCTGACGAAGCCGACAAGACCAAGGAAGCCTCGAGAAGCGAAAATACCGACAAGACTGCCGACCCTGAGGAACCCACCGAAGGGCCGGAACCAGAGGAACCCAAGGAAGACTCAGAACCTGCAAAGACCGGCGACGACTCCGAAACTCAGGAGAAAGGCGAGGCTACCCCTGACCAGGGCGCCGGAGCCGCCCCGGCGAAAACAGATGAGCCTCCGAATGCTCCTTACGACTGCCGGCGCCCCCGCGCCAGCACTATGGCCAAGCGGCTGGTGGCAATGGCATCGCTGATCCCGGTGCTGCTGGCAGCGGACCTGTTGGCAATGGTCAATAGCATCGAGCGGCTCGACACCCCCAAGCCATTCACCCAGTCCCAATCCAAAACTTGGGTCATCATTGGCTCAGACGACCGGTCCTACCAGCCTGATGCCGGCGAGGGTCCTTCCTACATGCTTGGGCCTCGCGTTGGAGGGCAGCGGGCCGACGTGGTGATCGCAGTTCGCGTCGACCAGAACGGTGTGCGAGCCCTGTCGATTCCACGCGACCTGTTCTTGGAGCCAGCACCGGCCTATATGCCGCAGCGGCTGACAACTTTGCTGAATGAGGGCCCGGCGGCCGTGACCTCGGCCTTGTGCCTTGACCTGGGTATCCCGGCTGACCATCTGGTGATTGTCCGGCTCGAAGGCTTCGTCAAACTGATTGACCTGATTGGCGGCATCGACATCGAAGTGCCTTACCCGATCCGCGACGAAAACAGCGGCCTGGACATCGCTCAGTCCGGTCGGGTCCACCTTGACGGCCGGGCCGCCTTGGCCTTTGTCCGCTCCCGGCATGCGGAACAAAAGATCGACGGGGAGTGGGTCCAGGATGACGAGACAACCGGCGCCTCTCAGCGAGCCGCCTCGGCCGGCACGGTGTTAAGCGCGGCGGCCTCAAAGGCGGCCAGCATTCGCGATCCACTGGTACTCCACGCTCTGGCCAGGGAGGCGGCCAAGAGCACGGCGCTCGATTCGCGTACCTCGCTCTTCGACCTGCGTGACCTGACCATGCTGCGCGGCGTCAACATCCCGACCTTGCCGGTAGACACGGGTGACTCGGAGCTTCTCTTCAAGACCAACGACTCTACCTTCAACACTCTGACCAAGATGGGCTACCAGCGCGGCGGCTGCTCCATGACGGGGGTAGAACCGCCATCGACCGAACCACCACCCACCGAATCACCGGCCTTAGGGAATGAGTGACCTATCCCCAGCGGCTGCCAGAAATCGGCAGTCACTGCCTGGCAGCTGCCTAAGGCGGGTGCCGATTGCGCGCAGCCGCTGACAGACGCACACCCCCGGGGGAGCCTGGTTTGCCCCCAAACCCATTGCCTTAGATGCCTCGAGGCCAAATGCCCGCGACATCTCGCCGCGTTGCGGCCCCAGACAAATGAGGCAACAATTGAGCTTGGCTGCTTCGATGTGAGGCGCTGGGACCGGTAGGGGGATCGATGGCCACCTTCAAGAAGCCTTGTATACATTGCGGCACCTTGGTGGATGGCGATGCCAGGTACTGCCCAACATGCGCCTCGTCGACCCCATTCGCCCACCACTGTCCCTCCTGTCTCAGGGAAGTCACACCCGCCCAGGCGGTTTGCTCTGGTTGTGGCCGGCAGCTTCGTGTGGCCTGCCCGGCCTGTGGGGTGGCCACCTTTGTAGCTGAGGCCGCCTGCCAGTCTTGCGGCGCCACGCTGATGGTGACCTGCCCCAACCGCCGCTGCGGCCAACCGCAATTCTTCGAAAACACCAAATGCACCGCTTGCGGCAAGAAGATCAAACTGAAGTGAGGAGAGCGCCATGCTGAGGGCTTTTACCAGGAACTACGAGGACAACTCGACCGAGGCCGGCTTCGAGTTTACGTTCTACTGCGATAACTGCCACGACGGCTTCAAGTCAAGCTTCATCGAGTCGGAAACTGCCAAAAAGGGCAAGGGCCTGCGGGCTTTGACCCAGGGTGCTGGCATTGTTGGCAGTTTCCTCGGTGGCCGGGCCTCAAGCGCCGGCTGGGCGGCCGAGCGCGGTGGCTCGGTCCTATCCGAGCGCTTCAACGGCATGAGCCCTGAATGGCACAAGGAGCATGAGAACGCCTTTGGCATGGGCCAAAACGAGGCCCAGCAGCACTTCCACCGCTGCCACAACTGCAGCACCTATGTTTGCGACGCCTGCTACAACGAAGACGCTGGGCTCTGCATCAAATGTGCGCCGCGCCAAGAGGTTTATGTTGCTCAGGCCCACGCCGGTGCCATGAGGCGCAACATCGACCAGGCTGCCGAATCAGCCCAAGTCTGGTCCGGCACAATCGAATCGAAGACCACGGTTTGCCCCAGTTGCGGCAAGCCGGCCGGCAGTGGCAAGTTCTGCAACAACTGCGGAGCTTCGATGGCCCTGTCGAGCTGCCCCAAATGTGGAGCCGAAGTGGCCCTGGGCGTGGCTTTCTGCGGCTCATGCGGCACGTCTATGCAGCAGGCCGCCGCGCCGCCGGCGCCGCCGCCCGGCCAGTGCGGCAATTGCGGCCAGCAGAACCAGCCTGGTGGCCGCTTCTGTGGCGGCTGCGGTGCCCCACTGGCCGGCTAAGCCGCCTGGGAAGTTGAACCGACAGTCGGGCTAGTTGGACCAGGAGAACAGCGCAGATGACGATAGTTGTCGATGGCGAACCCATCGAATTGGACCAGGTAGCTACCGGAGCCAGCCTGTATGACGGCCGCAAGGACGTGGTGGTAGTTCGGGTCAACGGAGAGCTGAAGGATCTGGACCAACCCATCATTGACGGTTCGACCGTTGAGGCTGTCACCCTGGCCGAGCCGGACGGCCTTATGGTGCTGAGGCATTCCGCCGCCCACCTGCTGGCCCAAGCCGTCCAACAGATCAACCCCGAAGCCAACTTGGGTATTGGCCCGCCCATCACCGACGGTTTCTACTACGACTTCGAGGTCCAAGAACCGTTCACCCCTGAAGACCTCAAGCAGCTCGAGAAGGTCATGACCCGCCTGGCCGCCCAGGGGCAGACCTTTGCCCGCCGCGTCGTCAGCGACGACCAGGCCAAAGAAGAACTCTCTAACGAGCCCTACAAACTTGAGCTGATTGGTCTCAAAGGCGGCGCAGACCAGGGTGCCTCGCAGGAAGCCGCTGAAGGCGCCGCCGTCGAAGTGGGCGAAGGCGAGCTGACTATCTATGACAACGTTAATCGCCAGGGCCAAACCGTTTGGAAGGATCTGTGCCGCGGGCCGCACATCCCTACTAGCCAGCTGCTGAAAAAGGGCACTTTCAAGCTGATGCGGTCAGCTGCCGCCTACTGGCGCGGTTCGGAGGAAAACCCGCAGCTGCAGCGCATTTACGGCACGGCTTGGGCTAGCCAAGAAGACCTAAAGGCCCACACCGAACGCCTGGCGGAAGCCGAGCGCCGCGACCACAGGAAACTGGGCCAAGAGCTCGACTTATTCTCCTTCCCCGAAGAAATCGGTTCCGGCCTGCCCGTTTTCCATCCCAAAGGCGGCATCATCCGCCAGGAGATGGAGGACTACTCGCGCCGCCGCCACGTCGAAGCCAACTACGACTTTGTTTATACCCCACATATCACCAAACAGCGGCTGTTCCAGATCTCCGGGCACCTCGACTGGTTTGCCGACGGCATGTATCCGCCCATGCACTTGGACGAAGAACGCAACCAAGACGGCTCAATTCGCCGCCAGGGGCAGAACTATTACCTAAAACCGATGAACTGCCCCATGCACAACTTGATCTTCGCCTCGCGCGGCCGGTCCTACAGGGAGCTACCGCTCAGGCTGTTCGAGTTCGGCACGGTTTATCGCTACGAGAAATCCGGTGTGGTCCACGGGCTAACCAGGGCCCGCGGTTTTTCCCAAGATGACGCCCACATTTACTGCACTAAAGAACAAGCCCGCGACGAGCTGGCCTCGCTATTGACCTTCGTAATAGACCTGCTGGCGGACTACGGCCTAGACGACTTCTATCTGGAATTATCCTCACGCGACCCGGACCATTCGGTTGGCAGCGACGAGGTCTGGGACGAGGCCATGCAGACCCTGGAAGAAGTCGGCCGGGCCAGCGGGCTCGATCTAGTGCCGGATCCAGGCGGGGCGGCCTTCTACGGCCCCAAGATCTCCGTCCAAACCCGCGACGCCATTGGCCGGACCTGGCAAATCTCCACCATCCAACTCGACTTCAATATGCCGGAACTCTTTGGCCTGGAATACACCGCGGCCGACGGCTCACGCCAGCGTCCAGTCATGATCCACCGCGCCCTATTCGGCTCGATTGAGCGCTTCTTCGCCATTTTGACCGAGCACTACGCCGGCGCCTTCCCACCCTGGCTGGCCCCAGTCCAAGTCCGCGGCATCCCGGTGGCGGGCGAATTCGAACCCCACCTGGACCAGGTTCTGGACCAGCTCAAGCTGCGCGGTGTGCGCGTCGAAATGGATCGCTCCGATGACCGCTTCGGCAAGAAGATCCGCACCGCCGCCACCGAAAAGGTGCCGTTTGTCCTGATCGCCGGGGCCGATGACGTAGCCGCCAAAGCGGTTTCCTTCCGTTTCAGGGACGGCCGACAAGACAACCAAGTGCCGATCGATCAAGCCATTGAGCGGGTCTGCCAGGTTATCCAGAACCGAGAGCGTGATGCCTGAGACCGAGGACAGCGCCAAGTTTGCCGGCCAGGTCGACGGTTATGACCGGCTCTGGGTGCCGCATCGCATGACCTATGTGGCCGGTCCCAACCGGCCCAAGGACCAAGGCGAACATGACTGCCCGTTCTGCGCCGCGCCTGGTCAAGACGACGAGGTCGCCCTGGTGGTGGCCCGCGGCGAGCGTGTCTTCGCTTTGCTCAACCTTTACCCCTACAACTCCGGCCACGTCTTGATTTGCCCCTACCGCCATGTGCCGGACCTGACCGACTTGACCACCGACGAGGCCAACGAGCTAATGGCCTTTAGCCAACAGGCCGTCAAAGCCCTCCAAGCCACCCGTCAACCCCAAGGCTTCAACTTGGGACTCAACTTGGGGGCGGTGGCGGGGGCCGGCCTGGCCGCCCATTTGCATTTGCATGTGGTGCCACGCTGGCGTGGTGACGCCAATTTCATGCCGATCGTGGCCCAGGTCAGGGCGCTACCAGAACTGCTTGGCACCACCAGGGAAGCGCTGGCCCGTGAGTGGGGCGCTTGATGCTTGGGCTCAACGGCCGCCAGGTCGCCAAGGTAGTTTTCACCCCACCGGCAAAAGTTCTAGTCAAAGTGGGCATCACACCCAATTGGGTCACCGCCATTGGCACGCTGGCAACTTGCGGCGTGGCCCTGGGTCTCTACCCAACCGGCCACCTTTGGCTCGCTTCAGTCCTGCTGGGCGCGCTGATCTGCACCGACGCCCTGGACGGCACTATGGCCCGCCTAACCGGGACAACCTCCAAATGGGGCGCCTTCCTTGACTCGACCTTGGACCGGGTGGCCGATGCCGCCATTTTTGGCGGCCTGACTATCTATCTGGCTAGACAGGGTGACCTTTGGGGGACCGTGGCCGGGGTGGGCTGCCTGGCCCTGGGTGCGGTGGTGCCCTACGCCCGGGCCAAAGCCGAAGCGCTTGGCCTAAGCGCCGCCATCGGCCTAGCCGAACGGAGCGACCGGCTGATAGTCGCCCTGGTGACAGCCTTTATCACCGGGCTGGGCGCGCCCCGCCTAGTTCTGGTGATTGGTTTGGGTCTGCTCGCACTGGCCTCGGCCATTACCATTTGCCAGCGCGCCTGGGTGGTTTACGCCCAGGTCAAACGGGCCAGCGCCACGCCAGGCCAGAGCCAGGCGCCATGAACCTGACGGCCTTGGCATGGCGGGTGGTACCGCGCCTGCCCCAGCGTTTGGCCGCCGGGATCTTCAACCTGGCGGCCGATCTATCTTGGGCCGTCCGCTCCAAGAACTGCCGGCGACTGACCGCCAACCTGGCTCGGGTCAGGCCGGAAATGAACCACCGACAAATTAGGCGGCTGACCCGCCGGGGGCTGCGCCGCACTTTGAAGTACTACCGCGAGGCCTTTTGCCTAGGCAGGTACTCCCAGGGGCAAATCGACCGCCTGGTCCACCTCGAGGACCACGACCGGGTGGTCAAAATGCTGGGGCAGCCGCCGCAGGGCATTTTGGCCATGGGCCATATGGGCAACTGGGACGCCGCCGGCGCCTGGTCCGCCGTCAACCTGGCACCGGTCATCACCGTGGGCGAGCATGTCCAACCGGAGCGTCTGTTTCAAGAGTTTATGGCCATGCGGGCGCGGATCGGAATGACCGTCATCCCATTCGAAAAGGGCCAATCCGCCTACCACCAGCTACTGGCCAAAGCCCAGGTCGAAACCCCCTACATTATGCCGCTGCTGGCAGACCGCGACCTGTCCTCCTCTGGCGTCGAAGTCGACATGTTTGGCCGCAAGATGCTGGTCGGGGCTGGCCCGGCGGTTTTGGCAATTGACACCGGGCGGCCGTTGCTGCCGGTCTCAATGCACAGCCGGGGCCGCAACTACGTGCTGCGCATTCACCTGGCCATCGAACCCAAAGCCGGTCTCAGCCGCTCAGAACAGGTTCAATACCTGTCTCAGGCCTGGGCCAGTGTCCTGGCCAAAGAGATCTACGACCACCCGGCCGATTGGCATATGTACCAGAAGGTCTTCGTCGAGGATCTGGACCCGGCCCGCCTGGCCAAAGTCCGCCAGCTGGCGAGAGGTGTCAACGATGGCGGTGAACCAGCATGAGGATTGGACTGGTTTGCCCCTACTCCTTTGACGTGCCCGGTGGTGTCCAATTCCATATCCGCGACCTGGCCCAAGAGCTGATCGCCCGCCGCCATGAGGTCTCCGTCCTGGCCCCGGCCGAAGAAACCACCCCGGTGCCTGATTACGTCGTTCCAACCGGTCGCACGGTGCCGATCCACTACAACGGTTCGGTTGCTCGCCTCAGCTTTGGCCCGGTCACGGCCGCCCGGACCCGGCGCTGGGTGGCGGAAGGCAATTTCGACTTGCTCCATGTCCACGAACCGATCACGCCGTCGGTGTCAATGCTGGCGCTGATCAACGCCCAGGGTCCCATCGTGGCCACCTTCCATTCCTCCCAGCTGCGCTCACGCGCCCTCAAAGCGGCCTTTCCCCTGGTCCGGGCGGCCCTGGAAAAGCTGGTTGGCGTTATCGCGGTCAGCGAAGACGCCCGGCGCACGGTGGTCGACCATCTGGGCACCGATGCCATCATCATCCCCAACGGTGTCTACGTCGATCACTTCCAGGGCCCGGCCGACCCACGCTGGCAGGGCACCAAGGAACAGCCGGTGATCGCTTTCCTGGGCCGTCTCGATGAGCCGCGCAAGGGCCTAGCCGTGCTTGAAGGCGCTATTGGCCCTGTGCTTGAGACCTTCCCAGAGGCCCGCTTCGTCGTGGCTGGTAACGGTGACGCGGCGGCCTCAGCTGCGCGCCTGGGCGACCAGGCCCGGGCGGTCGAGTACCTCGGGCCCATCAGCGAGCCAGACAAGGTCGCGCTGCTGTCCCACTGCTCGGCCTATGTGGCGCCGCAGACCGGCGGGGAGTCCTTCGGCATTGTGTTGGTCGAGGCGATGAGCGCCGGTGCGCCGGTGGTGGCCTCCGACTTGGGCGCGTTTAGCCGCGTGGCCGATGCCGGCGCCTTGGCCCGCCTGTTCCCGGTCGGGGATTCGATCGGTTTAGCTGAGGCGCTAATCGACACTTTGACCCAGGTGGAGCAGACCGACGCTATGCGCCGGGCTGCTCAGGTCGCCGCCCACCGCTACGACTGGTCGGTTGTGACCGATTCAATTCTGACGCTTTACGATGTCGCCACTTCGTCTGGTGCCGGCGCGGTCAAGGCCGCGCCGCGGCGCGAGACCTGGGGGAGGATCTAGATGGGCCACGACATCACCGTGATTGTCTTGATTGTGCTGTTAGTGGGCGCCATCGGGGTGACCACCGTCTACTTCGCGGCTTCCCGCATTGACCGGCTGCACCGACGGCTGGACCGAGCCTGGGACACTATGGCGATCCAGCTGACTCGGCGGGCCTCAGTGGCAGCCCACTTGGCTCTGATTGGCATATGGGATCCGGTGACTTCAATTGTGGTGTCCGCCGCCGCCCAGGAGGCTCTGGAAGCGCCACCAGATGACACCGCCCATTCGGAGCTGTCAGCCGTCCTGCGCCAAGCCTTGGGCGAAGACGAGAATGTCAACCAGGACTTGTCGAACCGGGATAAGGCCGAATGGCTGTCACTGCTTTGGGGTGTTTGGTACCGCGCCCAGCTGGCCCGGCGCTTTTACAATGAGGCCGTCTCGATGACCGTGCGTCTACGCTCCCGCCGCGCCGCCCGGTTGTTTCACCTAGCTGGACGGGTGCCCATGCCAGTGACCTGCGATATCGATGACGCTGCTCCACCTGCCCTGGAACAAGCAGCCGCCTCCAACCCCTAACCACTCCCTGACTAGCCATTTTCCCGCCAGGTTGAGCTTTGGCATGACCCCAACAACCCCCAACACTCGCGAGGTCGAGCTTCGGCATAACCCCCAATACTCGCGAGGTCGAGCTTCGGCATAACCCCCAATACTCGCGAGGTCGAGCTTCGGCATAACCCCCAATACTCGCGAGGTTGGGCTTTGGCATGAAGGGCCGGGGCGGGTCTCGGCGCGGCTGTTTCGGCGCCGCGCCTTGGACGGGCCAGCGGCGCTTGGCAGCGGTGGCCTAAGATTGGACGGCCTGAAGTTGGAAGACGTCTAGGGGGTAGTTGAGCAATGTCGGGTCACTCGAAGTGGGCTACCACCAAGCACAAGAAGGCTGCGATTGACGCCAAGCGGGGCAAGCTGTTCGCCAAGCTGATCAAGAACGTTGAAGTGGCCGCTAGGACCGGTGGGGGCGATCCGGCCGCCAACCCGACTTTGTATGACGCTATCCAGAAGGCCAAGAAATCCTCGGTGCCGAATGACAATATTGACCGGGCTGTCAAACGCGGTTCGGGGGCAGAGGCCGGCGGGGCCGAATACGCCTCGATCATGTATGAGGGTTATGGCCCCGGGGGTGTGGCCGTACTGGTCGAAGCTTTGACTGACAACCGCAACCGGGCCAGTTCTGATATCCGCCTCGCCCTGAGCCGCAACGGCGGCTCACTGGCGAACCCAGGCTCGGTCAGTTATTTGTTCAGCCGCAAAGGTGTCATCGAGGTGCCACCGGCCGAGGGCCTAGATGAAGACACCGTCCTAGACGCCGTGCTAGACGCCGGCGCGGAGGAAGTCACCGCCGGCGAAGGCGGCTTTGAGATCGTCACCGCCCCGGAGGATTTGGTCACCGCCCGCCAGGCGCTGCTGCAAGCCGGCATTGACTACGACTCGGCCGAGGTTTCATTCGTACCCAGTGTCGAAGTCGCCCTCGAGCTCGAAGGCGTCAAGAAGATCCTGCGCCTGGTCGACACGCTGGAAGACAGCGATGACGTCCAAAACGTCTACACCAACTTCGACGCCAGCGACGAGGTGCTAGCCCAGGCCATGGAGGACTGAGATCCAAGGTGCGGGTGTTGGGGATCGATCCGGGTTTGACGCGCTGCGGTTATGGTGTGGTTGACGCCCTTCCAGGCCGCCGGCTAGCCCTGGTTGGTAGCGGCGTGGCCAGCACAGATGCCGCCGCGCCGCTGGACCGGCGGCTACTCGAAATGTCGAATCAGATCGAGGCCTGGCTAGAGAAGTACCAGCCGCAGGCGGTAGCGGTAGAGCGGGTTTTTGCCCAGCAAAACGTCCTAACCGTGATGACCACCGCCCAAGTGGCCGGCCTGGCCCTGGTGGCCGCGGCTCGGCGCGACATTGAGGTTGCCCTGCACACGCCAACCGAGGTCAAAGCCGCCGTCACCGGCACCGGCGCTGCGGCCAAAGGCCAAATTGGCCAGATGGTGGCCCGGCTATTGAATCTGCCCGGCCCGCCCAAACCTGCCGATGTGGCCGACGCCCTAGCCCTGGCCATTTGCCACGCCTGGCGACCGTCGACCCTGGCTCCAACCGGCCGGGCCGCCACGCCGGCCCAAAAGGCCTGGCTCGAAGCCGAGCGCGCCACCCGGCAAAGAGTAAAGCAATGATCGCCTCGCTAAATGGTCAGGTGCTGGCACTGAGCGCCACTTCAGCCGTAATCGAATGTGGCGGAGTTGGACTGAGCGTGACCTTGACTCCGGCCGCCCGCTCGTCCCTGCGGCCAGGCGAGTCTGCCTTGGTCCTGACCTATCTGGTGGTGCGGGAGGACGCCTTGTCGCTCTACGGTTTCGCGGACGATGCCGAACGGCAGGTTTTCGTCACCGTCCAGTCGGTCAGTGGTATCGGTCCGCGCATCGCGCTAGCTCTAGTCTCCACCATGACGCCCGAGGCGCTCAGCCGCGCAGTGGCCACTGGGGACGTGGCCGCCATTACTCGGGTGCCGGGCATCGGTAGGAAAGGCGCCCAAAAGCTGATCCTTGAGCTAGAAGGCAAACTGGGCCAGGCGGCATCGGACAGCTTGGCCGGCCTGCCCGCCGGCCAGGCCGCCGCCGAGGCCACCGACGCCTTAGTCTCGTTGGGTTGGCCCAGACCCAAAGCGCGGCAGGCGATGGACCGGGTGACGGCGGCGCCTGACGCGCCCAGCGAGGTGGGTGAGCTGCTCAAGGCGGCGCTGCGATTGTTAGGCGGTGGCCGTGGCTGAAGACCAGACCGACCGGGACAACGAACTGGCCGAGCGGCGCGAGGAACTCTACGGTGCGGCCACGCCAACCGAACGCGCCGTCGAAGCCGCGCTTAGGCCTAAGTCGTTGGCCGAGTTTGTGGGCCAAGGCGTGGTGCGCCAACAGCTGCGGTTGGTGCTGGACGCGGCCAAGGCCCGTGGGGCGGTGCCGGACCACGTTTTGCTTTCCGGCCCACCTGGACTAGGTAAGACCACTTTGTCGATGATCATCGCGGCGGAGTTGGGTGTGTCGATGCGGGTGACCTCCGGACCGGCCATCCAGCACGCCGGCGACCTGGCGGCGGTTTTGACCTCATTGGATGAGGCCGAGGTGCTGTTTGTCGATGAGATCCACCGCCTGGCCCGGCCGGTCGAGGAGCTGCTGTACGTGGCCATGGAGGACTTCCGGGTCGACGTGGTGGTGGGTAAAGGGCCTGGTGCCAACGCCATTCCTCTGACCCTGCCGCCTTTCACCGTGGTTGGGGCGACCACCCGGTCCGGGTTGTTACCGGCACCATTGCGCGACCGATTTGGCTTCACCGGCCAGCTGGACTACTACCAAGTTGATGAGCTCGAGCAGGTGGTGGTGCGCTCGGCCGCACTGCTTGACTTAGATGTCTCCGATAAGGCGGCTCTGGAAATCGCCTCGCGCTCGCGGGGCACGCCGCGCATCGCCAACCGACTGCTGCGCCGGGTACGGGATTGGGCTCAGGTCCATGGCACCGGGGTCGGTGACCACCGGGCGGCGTTGGCGGCGCTAGAGGTCTACCAGGTCGACGAACTGGGCCTTGACCGGCTGGACCGGGCCGTGCTTGAAGCTCTGACCGGCCCACATGCCGGGCTGCCGGTTGGGTTGAACACCTTGGCGGCCACTGTGGGCGAAGAGGCCGAGACCATCGAAACGGTGGTCGAACCGTTTTTGTTGCGCGAAGGGCTGATCACTCGAACGCCGCGCGGACGTGTCGCCACCGAGGCGGCTTACCTTCACCTGGGCCGCTGAGTATCGCCATCGGCGTCATGTGTTGGGTCCGCACGCCAATCTCCCCTAGACTCGCCCAGGACTGTTTAATCACCCGCAAACAGAGGAGCGTGCCCCCTTGGCCGAAATAGCTATGGT
The sequence above is drawn from the Micrococcales bacterium genome and encodes:
- a CDS encoding zinc ribbon domain-containing protein — its product is MLRAFTRNYEDNSTEAGFEFTFYCDNCHDGFKSSFIESETAKKGKGLRALTQGAGIVGSFLGGRASSAGWAAERGGSVLSERFNGMSPEWHKEHENAFGMGQNEAQQHFHRCHNCSTYVCDACYNEDAGLCIKCAPRQEVYVAQAHAGAMRRNIDQAAESAQVWSGTIESKTTVCPSCGKPAGSGKFCNNCGASMALSSCPKCGAEVALGVAFCGSCGTSMQQAAAPPAPPPGQCGNCGQQNQPGGRFCGGCGAPLAG
- a CDS encoding class F sortase, with product MSGSRRPAAWAVVCAISAITTAGLLGASVFAASGADVSMALPPAKSWPAPTPSPIPSPTAEVAQAEPTHVAIPAIGVDADVKEFTLEDAAGSSSRRTGTSCLVDGLIICINPPLFDLAYWMRAGAGGIAYGDMPGTEAQGNVYLIAHASHQVEAVFTDLYQLAVGDEIAVTNENGELTYQVQEVVQVGKDSFTTMPQALEQVPGRLLLVTCYYGPSAEFQGGSAAANVVVVAQLTEGKPVDS
- a CDS encoding glycosyltransferase family 4 protein, with product MRIGLVCPYSFDVPGGVQFHIRDLAQELIARRHEVSVLAPAEETTPVPDYVVPTGRTVPIHYNGSVARLSFGPVTAARTRRWVAEGNFDLLHVHEPITPSVSMLALINAQGPIVATFHSSQLRSRALKAAFPLVRAALEKLVGVIAVSEDARRTVVDHLGTDAIIIPNGVYVDHFQGPADPRWQGTKEQPVIAFLGRLDEPRKGLAVLEGAIGPVLETFPEARFVVAGNGDAAASAARLGDQARAVEYLGPISEPDKVALLSHCSAYVAPQTGGESFGIVLVEAMSAGAPVVASDLGAFSRVADAGALARLFPVGDSIGLAEALIDTLTQVEQTDAMRRAAQVAAHRYDWSVVTDSILTLYDVATSSGAGAVKAAPRRETWGRI
- a CDS encoding LCP family protein, translated to MQNDETSKPEETVINSGPEETEKGSRSGEGDEADEADKTKEASRSENTDKTADPEEPTEGPEPEEPKEDSEPAKTGDDSETQEKGEATPDQGAGAAPAKTDEPPNAPYDCRRPRASTMAKRLVAMASLIPVLLAADLLAMVNSIERLDTPKPFTQSQSKTWVIIGSDDRSYQPDAGEGPSYMLGPRVGGQRADVVIAVRVDQNGVRALSIPRDLFLEPAPAYMPQRLTTLLNEGPAAVTSALCLDLGIPADHLVIVRLEGFVKLIDLIGGIDIEVPYPIRDENSGLDIAQSGRVHLDGRAALAFVRSRHAEQKIDGEWVQDDETTGASQRAASAGTVLSAAASKAASIRDPLVLHALAREAAKSTALDSRTSLFDLRDLTMLRGVNIPTLPVDTGDSELLFKTNDSTFNTLTKMGYQRGGCSMTGVEPPSTEPPPTESPALGNE
- a CDS encoding phosphatidylinositol mannoside acyltransferase; translation: MNLTALAWRVVPRLPQRLAAGIFNLAADLSWAVRSKNCRRLTANLARVRPEMNHRQIRRLTRRGLRRTLKYYREAFCLGRYSQGQIDRLVHLEDHDRVVKMLGQPPQGILAMGHMGNWDAAGAWSAVNLAPVITVGEHVQPERLFQEFMAMRARIGMTVIPFEKGQSAYHQLLAKAQVETPYIMPLLADRDLSSSGVEVDMFGRKMLVGAGPAVLAIDTGRPLLPVSMHSRGRNYVLRIHLAIEPKAGLSRSEQVQYLSQAWASVLAKEIYDHPADWHMYQKVFVEDLDPARLAKVRQLARGVNDGGEPA
- a CDS encoding CDP-alcohol phosphatidyltransferase family protein → MLGLNGRQVAKVVFTPPAKVLVKVGITPNWVTAIGTLATCGVALGLYPTGHLWLASVLLGALICTDALDGTMARLTGTTSKWGAFLDSTLDRVADAAIFGGLTIYLARQGDLWGTVAGVGCLALGAVVPYARAKAEALGLSAAIGLAERSDRLIVALVTAFITGLGAPRLVLVIGLGLLALASAITICQRAWVVYAQVKRASATPGQSQAP
- the thrS gene encoding threonine--tRNA ligase; protein product: MTIVVDGEPIELDQVATGASLYDGRKDVVVVRVNGELKDLDQPIIDGSTVEAVTLAEPDGLMVLRHSAAHLLAQAVQQINPEANLGIGPPITDGFYYDFEVQEPFTPEDLKQLEKVMTRLAAQGQTFARRVVSDDQAKEELSNEPYKLELIGLKGGADQGASQEAAEGAAVEVGEGELTIYDNVNRQGQTVWKDLCRGPHIPTSQLLKKGTFKLMRSAAAYWRGSEENPQLQRIYGTAWASQEDLKAHTERLAEAERRDHRKLGQELDLFSFPEEIGSGLPVFHPKGGIIRQEMEDYSRRRHVEANYDFVYTPHITKQRLFQISGHLDWFADGMYPPMHLDEERNQDGSIRRQGQNYYLKPMNCPMHNLIFASRGRSYRELPLRLFEFGTVYRYEKSGVVHGLTRARGFSQDDAHIYCTKEQARDELASLLTFVIDLLADYGLDDFYLELSSRDPDHSVGSDEVWDEAMQTLEEVGRASGLDLVPDPGGAAFYGPKISVQTRDAIGRTWQISTIQLDFNMPELFGLEYTAADGSRQRPVMIHRALFGSIERFFAILTEHYAGAFPPWLAPVQVRGIPVAGEFEPHLDQVLDQLKLRGVRVEMDRSDDRFGKKIRTAATEKVPFVLIAGADDVAAKAVSFRFRDGRQDNQVPIDQAIERVCQVIQNRERDA
- a CDS encoding HIT domain-containing protein, whose protein sequence is MPETEDSAKFAGQVDGYDRLWVPHRMTYVAGPNRPKDQGEHDCPFCAAPGQDDEVALVVARGERVFALLNLYPYNSGHVLICPYRHVPDLTDLTTDEANELMAFSQQAVKALQATRQPQGFNLGLNLGAVAGAGLAAHLHLHVVPRWRGDANFMPIVAQVRALPELLGTTREALAREWGA